The Xiphophorus hellerii strain 12219 chromosome 7, Xiphophorus_hellerii-4.1, whole genome shotgun sequence nucleotide sequence ACAATCAACTCCAAGGTACCAGGACAAAATTTCACTCCCTCTGACTTCACCTGGGTTTTGACGGTTCCTGCCATCTGGGATGAGTCAGCAAAACAGTTCATGAGAGAAGCTGCAACTCAGGTAACATCAGGTTTTACAGAAACCAACAAAGTTCTGAAATGTTCAGCGTTGATTATATTATATTTCTCTTCCAGGCAGGAATTGTAACAGAAGGAACTGAAGACAAACTGATGATTGCACTGGAACCAGAAGCTGCTTCAGTCTGGTGTAAGAAGCTTCCATCAGATGGTTTCATCACACAGAACCACAATAGTGACTCACTGGATCAGACTCCAGGAACTCAGTCTATTATTGTTGATTGTGGAGGTAAGTGTCTGTAAATCTGATACAGTCTatagtaaaacatttaataatagTGACAGTATTGTTGTGGAAAACTAACAATGATCTACAATATATGGaaagttttatcacattttgtgGGTTTCAGGAGGAACTATTGACATCACTGTTCATGAAGTCCTGAAAAGAGGAGCCTTAAAGGAGAAGCACAAAGCCTCTGGGAATAACCTGGGAGGAAAAACTGTGGACAGAAAGTTCAAAAAGTTCATCAGAGAGATATTCACTGATGGAGTCTGGGatgaatataaagaaatgtatcCCAGTGAGGTTCAGAGAATGATATTTGAGTTTAGATGTCTCAAACAGGTAGATGAGGATATTGAGATCCCATGTCCATTTAATCTGGGGAAACTGGCCcggaaaaagaaagacatagAAAAGTTCTTTGAGTCAGTACAAGGAGCTTCCTGGAATAAAGGAGTCATCAAAATCTCCAAAGAGAAACTGAGATCTTTCTATGATGAGAGTCTTCAGGGCATGACCAAGAGTCTCaaagaaatattagaaaaagaTCTCAACATTGACTTCATTCTCTTAGTGGGGGGGTTCGCAGACAGTCAAATACTGCGGCAGCACATTATTGAACAGTTTGGAGGAGAATATAAAATCTTGTGTCCTGTTAGACCTCAGGAAGCGATCCTTAGAGGAGCTGTAGAGTTTGGAAGAAACCCAAAGATAGTGACATATCGGAGAAGTCGCTTTACTTATGGGGTGGCCGTGTTAAAAAAGTTTGATGAGTCTGAACATAAACAAGAGAAGAAACTCATAGCTGATGGAAAAGAGTGGTGtaaggacatttttaaaatactgctggAAGAAGGTCAAGATGTAGCCTGGAATGAAACCAAAGAGCATTACCTTAATGCAGCAGATCCAAAACAGACACAGATGAGTGTTAGATTGTTTaggactgaaaaaaaaaatccagaatatGTAGATGATTGTGGGGTGGAAGAAATAGGTTCATTTGTAGTTAAACTATGTAATTCTAAAACAAATCAAGAACGTAAAGTGAAAATAGAACTAAAGTTTGGTTCAACAGAGATTAGAGCAACAGGGACTGACTTGAATACTGGAAAGAAAAGCACACTTAAATTTGAGTTCAAGAATGTCTGAAACATTTATAATATCACACTGCAGTGGTTTACAGTTGAAGGTTGATGTCATACCACAGGCCATAATTCTTTTATCTTATTTGTAATGACTATCAGCTTGTTTTGTGTTCAGgttcacatttttacttttcactttTAGAAAACGAAGAACACATTGATTTGAGTATATTATATAGCAGAAAcctgttttctgtgttctgtaaatttgcttttatctttgtcttttgtttgcTGCAATGTATTACTAAACCTTGTGTCATAAAATGGTTAGTTGGGTGGTAAGGATTAGATGCGGTGGACCCAGGTTGTAGTGGAAAATTATggttttaatgaacaaaaagtgAACAGAAATCCAGACACGGGTAGCACTAGAAGAGATGACACAGGGGCAACGCAGCGAGGACAATGACACAAGAAAACTATAACGTACGACAAAGATCCGACGggaaaacacagacacagatgAGTATGAGGAGAGGAAATAATCAGgggaacgagacacagctgAAAACAATAACATGGGGtcaggggcgcaactacatactttctgaggAGTATGCGAACATGTCATGGGTTTCACTGTAATTGTTTAGCCTGGAATGTGTGTCTTCCCACTACCATCTGTATTTTTACCAGAGGTTTTGCTTCTAAGGATGGTGTAGCATcgggtggacattttaaaaagacgtgggttgatagcagctcaccgcgGCTCCGTCTCTAAGCAACCATGACAACAGGGTGAGTTCGTGGGGTTTGGGGAGGGGGGTTCTATTTAGGTCCTGCAATTTAtttgaccttaatatttcctgtgttttgttttggtggttattattacaattattattgagatgtgtgtgataggtgtgTCTACCAGacactctcttgttgatacactgacattactTACCTACTGTCTTTCAgtcactttgaaaagcttttcttcgtctctccaacatctttatccttccccctcttccattttctatttgtgccccagagttttttttttgccgccccatctttagctccatGTTGTCGAGTGCACTGCaacaattaaaatttaaaagaaaacaaatacgCCTCAGTGCGTTCTCAATGGGACGCTGCCCAAACTACCTGTATGGGAGGGAAGAGCGGCTGGTAGGatcgcctaatcagtgctgttcctctgttattgatcatttcatacaccaATAGCTGTTAACTACATAAAATgctgattagaaaaaaaattccccacatcgtttttgcgccccctctagtgcaaCTATGCGTTGCAAACGGTGCATACTCACTTTTTGTGCCACTGCATGGGGTCTAAATTAACCAAAAACACACATATCCTCAGACTTTGTTCCAACCATGATATTTGGAAAACTTTTGCCCCCTTGTCTTTTGCCTCCATCCCAATTATGCCAATGGCGCATTGGTGACAAGTTGTTTCTTTTAGAAGTTTGGTTTTGACAAAGGGATTATCCATGTCTTTATtacatttacatacatttattgattattaGCTATTATGTTTTACTAGTCAATGATTCACATGGGAGGCTACCTTGtaatgtgtgtgcatgtatttctgtgttttaagtCTTGTATTCcttcagtggttcccaaagtgtggggcgcgccccctaggggGGCACaatgccattgcagggggggcaacggaagcggtatggatgagtgaaaaaaaactaagtgtttcactgtaaaaaatggtttgtattgtgttttgttgcaacctgaagtgtgaaataaacttcattgGTGTAGTGATTTGaatttttctgtgtatttattttaggtttctgtgtctgtgGAGTCTCTATGTTGTTCTCTCTACCCCTTAATTAATAACACCTGTTCCTTGTTTCTCCTGATTGtttccctgtgtatttaaacccacctgtgttccttgttccttgtcctttgactccttccagtcttgTTTCCATtgtcaccacagcacagagactgccttgtaaaaatgttcaataatatcCATATAGATAGGTGTAACTTCCTGAAGGTCTGGTGTAGGCATGTCCCCACCAACTCTGGCATGAAGGGGACAGTCCCCACCAATATTTCCtgtacctttttttctttatgtggcTGCATCTATGTAACTCGACAGCAGTTGCACGTTGTATTCAAAGTATTAACAGCTAggtaatgctttttaaaattcacataaaatggTGCCATTCAGACAACTTGTCAAAATAATGAACAAGTAAATatacatgcaaaatatacatgcaACATTCTGCTGCATTAACTGATGTTAGTTATATGTGGTATTTTCATTAATACACACCTGGCCCTTGGTAAGAACGTGATTTATCATCAATCACAATGACCTCAATCCTCCAGCTATTCTATAGTactgttaaggaaaaatgattatttttaatgcttgatacagttaatcttaaaagGTGTATTCagcactcttatttggaacagttttctgttgagcatttgGGATTGAGCCAGAATAGCAGGCATTCAGACAAACAGGAGCTCCCCGCTGTGAGgcgaagccataaaattagcattttccttgggagacagagactttagatctcacaggtatctgtgagatTGTATCTCAGGTcgttctgtactcagaatgacCGTGGGAGCCACAGGGGGTCAGGGCCAGCTATCCGCTCTTTTGTCTCGGTAGAAGGCAGATGGTCCTTTGATCTTTGCGTATATCAgggggagtttccaagtttctctgagtgcttaagggagtttccagttggtcaaAAAGAGGAACGCCTTgagtgcataaattaaatagagaaacacCTCTTTAGTATAAGATTTCGTGTTAGGAGAGAAAATCCAGAGAGAGCGGCCACCATTTTGCCTTTTTGCATTGGCTCTTTCTCCAAAgacgtctttgctttttgttttgtctttgttttgtgtttgtctgtcttccccttgtctgtctttatttttatgagaaaaatgcatatctctgttcctctgcagctttgttgttgattgctttgtatgagattaaactctgtgatctgtgacgtcaacacgttttgttgttgtttcgttttagcagcacgccgccGCTCGCCGAGGATCCCGGGAAAAATTAATgaggaaagagccaaacgttttgtccaaagttaacgttaaattattctctttttttacagtACCTTATTTTTCGgaatataaggcgcaccggattataagacGCAGTATCAGTGAGCGGATCTATTTTCATATATAAGACGTACCGAATTATAAGGCGCATAAAGCGAAACAAAATACAGTAGTCGGATAGGTCAGACTTTATTCAAATCATTAACAATAACTGTCaatattacacaaaaaagtACCCTCGCTTTTTCAATCATTCATCTTCTACGAATCCATCAAATTCCTCGTCTTCAGTGTCAGAATTTAACAGGTCATCTTCTTGTTTCCTCCACATCCTTACCATTGATTCATTAATGTTGAATTGTTTTGCAGCTGCTCTATTCCCATGTTGTACTGCGTGGCTGATGGCCTTGAGTTTGAAATCCAGGTCGTAAGCATGACTCTTAACAGGTGCCATTTTTCATCTCAGAAAAAGTGGTTTGTCAACCCAAAACAAGTCTGTCTAGACAGCATAGAAAGCTGATTCCACGAGGTCTCTGGCCAGCAGCGATTATGCTTAGACAATCAAGGGGAGTGGCTTCGTCGCTTACCAAAGTCGTAATAAAACACACGGTACACTGTTAAGGAGCACCGGAATATAAGGCGCATTCccaatttttttgcaaatatagggattttatgtgtGCCTTATAGTCCAAAAAATACACTAAGTGCCATGAAATATCAGGAAACAGGCCACTATCAAGACcacaggtctcaaactccagtcctggagggccactgccctgcaacttttagatgtgcctctactgCACCACATCTGAATAGagtaattaggtcattagcaaggctctagagaacttatctacacaaggaagaggtaattaagccatttcattccagtgttttgtacctttGGCACatgtaaaaactgcaggacagcagcccttgaggactggagtttgacacctctgaTCAAGACAGTTCACAACCGAATTTGTTTTGAGGAGaaatcatttgtaaaaatgtttctgaatgattaaaaataataacctaAACTTATTTTTGATATGTAGAGCCTGTATTTTCTACAGCCATGCATCAGtgttaaacatatttcattCTGTTATCAAAAGGAGTCTCTTTTTTAtggatttaaagaaattttGTTCCAGAAATGTGTTACCCTTTTTGatcacatgtaaaaaataatcttaacTAAAGACTAGTTTCATGGAGAAACTTTAGAGCTGATATCAGGTTTGGCAAAGATGAGAAGGAAACAGCAGAGTGTGGATgtgttggacctgctgatccgGTTTCTGGCATTCTTTCCTTGTTCTTTGCGTTTCCAGAGAACTCACCTGAgggtaaaaaatgtttttcagaacaGTGACAAAGGAGAGTCATCAAActgatatttgttttcttaactTTAACCGTTTTATCCGTAGACAAAATTCACCCCGTATGTTTTAGGAAACACCTTTAGTTCCCAAATTCTGCAACCATCTTATTTTATCTTCATTGTCTTTAGTGCCTTTCAATATACTGTAATTATTCTGTGACAGTTTTTCTCTTGTGATCCAGTGGTGTTTGATTTCCATTTTTCCCATTCTGATCATTTTAGGTTGTGCATTATTGTTGTCAAGGTCTTTCCATATAGGTTAATTCCTTTGTTTCAaggttattgttgtttttttttttacttttttcttgttctctgttaattttggtttatattttttttatctttaggtTTGTGGAGTCtttatacactgctcaaaaaataaagggaacacttaaacaacacaatataactccaagtaaatcaaacttctgtgaaatcaaactgtccacttaggaagcaacactgattgacaatcaatttcacttgctgttgtgcaaatggaatagacaacaggtggaaattattggcaattagcaagacacactcaataaa carries:
- the LOC116723468 gene encoding heat shock 70 kDa protein 12A-like isoform X1 — translated: MGDSYVIALDFGTAYSGYAFNITTSKEESDPRLKRWGADQGLDTPKTLTCILFDQNEEFLKFGYEAKKTYIKMRGEEAKKHYLFEGFKMALYGKDLNKNFKIKAANDKEMTALKVFSESLRFLKDDALKTINSKVPGQNFTPSDFTWVLTVPAIWDESAKQFMREAATQAGIVTEGTEDKLMIALEPEAASVWCKKLPSDGFITQNHNSDSLDQTPGTQSIIVDCGGGTIDITVHEVLKRGALKEKHKASGNNLGGKTVDRKFKKFIREIFTDGVWDEYKEMYPSEVQRMIFEFRCLKQVDEDIEIPCPFNLGKLARKKKDIEKFFESVQGASWNKGVIKISKEKLRSFYDESLQGMTKSLKEILEKDLNIDFILLVGGFADSQILRQHIIEQFGGEYKILCPVRPQEAILRGAVEFGRNPKIVTYRRSRFTYGVAVLKKFDESEHKQEKKLIADGKEWCKDIFKILLEEGQDVAWNETKEHYLNAADPKQTQMSVRLFRTEKKNPEYVDDCGVEEIGSFVVKLCNSKTNQERKVKIELKFGSTEIRATGTDLNTGKKSTLKFEFKNV